The Saccharopolyspora gregorii genomic interval TCCTCGTCGGTGCGCTGGTCGCGTCGGGGCCCCATGACTTCATCCTGCCCCAGCCGCGGGGTCGATCGCGTCCGCTGCTCCGCTGCTCAACCCGGCGTGCGGCGGAGTTGTCCACAGCCGAGACCTGCCTGTGGACAACCTGTGGAAATTTGCGAGATCACGCGTGAGTTCTCCACAGCTCGGTCGCGGCAGCCGGTCAGCGGGGCTCGAACCGCACCCGGTACGCGTGCGGCCACAGCTTCCCGGTGAGCAGGAACTCGTCGGTGCCCGGCACCGCCGCGATCCCGTTCAGCACGTCCGCCCCGGCTCGCTCCCCGGCGGGCAGCAGCCCGGACGCGTCGACGACCGCGCTCACCTGGCCGGTCGCCGGGTCGATGCGCACGATCTGGTCGCTGCCCCACACGTTCGCCCACACCTGCCCGCCGGCGCATTCGAGCTCGTTGAGCTCCGGTACCGGCCTGCCCTCCAAGGTGACCTGGACGGAGCCGGTGGCCGCGAACGTCGCCGGGTCGCGGAAGGTGAGCCGCGCGCTGCCGTCGCTCATGACCAGCCGGGAGCCGTCGTGGCAGAGCCCCCAGCCCTCGCCGTCGTAGTCCACCCGGCGCAGTTCCCGCAGGCTCGTCCGATCACGTTCCAGCGCAACCCCTTCCTGCCAGGTGAGCTGCCAGATACGGTCTCCGGCGACGGTGATGCCTTCGCCGAAGAGGTCGGCGGGGAGACGTTCCTCCCCGAGCACGCGGCCGGTGTCCGGGTCCAGCGCCCGCAGCAGCGAGCGCCCGTACCGCCCGGTGCCTTCGTAGAGGGTTCCGCCGGACAGTTCGAAGCCCTGGGTGAACGAGGAGCGGTCGTGCGGGAGCACGTGGGTCACCATCGCTCGAAGGTGTGGCACGCTGCCCGCGTGCCCAATGCTCTGATCGGTGTGCTCGCGATCCTCTTGGCCTTCGTGCTGAGCTGGTACGTGCGCCGAGCACGCGCCCAACGCCAGTCCGGACAGCAGGCTCGTGATGATCACACCTGCGGACAGACGGTTGCCCAGCGCAGTTCGCCTGGGAAGATCTCCGGTTCGCACCCCGAAAGCCTGACACGGGCGGCGACCGCATCGAACGCGTACGGCACAATCGAGCACGTGACGCCTATGCCTGCTCCGACCACCGACCCGGACGCTCCGCTCGGAGTTCCCGGGGAGCCGAGCGGCGAGTCCACGGGGACCCAGCCGGAACCGGCCCAGCCCGAACCGGCCCGGCTCGACCCGACGCTGGCCGCGGCCGTGGAGACGGCCCGCGCCGCCGCCGAGGGCGAAGCGGGCCCCGCGGCCGATCCGATCGGTTCGCCGGTGCTCACGGTCGACGCGGCGGAGGCCCCCGTCGGCGCGCACGTCGGCGTGGAGGCCGAGGGGCCGGACGCGGCGACGCACTACTTCGAATCGAACTACCCGGGGTACGTGGGCTGGCGCTGGGCGGTGACCGTCGCGATCGCCGGTCCGGGTGAGCCGGTCACGGTCAGCGAGGTCGTGCTGCTGCCGGGCCAGGACGCGCTGACGGCGCCGGCCTGGGTGCCGTGGAGCGAGCGGGTGCGGCCGGGCGATCTCGGCGCCGGTGATCTGCTGCCGAGCGCTCCGGGCGATCCGCGGCTGGCCGAGGGCTACCTGTCCGGTGCGGACCAGGGCGTGGAGTCGCTGGCGCACGAGGTCGGCCTGGGCCGCAAGCGGGTGCTCAGCCACGAGGGCAGGCTGGCGGCCGCGGAGCGTTGGCACCAGGGCGAGTTCGGCCCGGGCAGCGACATCGCGAAGCTCGCGCCCGGCGCGTGCGGCACCTGCGGTTTCTTCCTGCCGCTGGCGGGTTCGATGCAGGCCGCGTTCGGCGTGTGCGGCAACGAGATCGCGCCGGCGGACGGCCGCGTGGTGCACGTGGAGTTCGGGTGCGGCGCGCACTCGGAGGCCGAGGTGGACACGTCGTCGACGGTGCCGGTCGCCGAGGTCGTCTACGACGACACCACGCTGGACTTCGAGTCGCGCGGGTGACCGCGCAGGACGTGTTCGGCACGGCCGAGCTCCGGCGGGCCGTGCTGGAGTCCTGGGACTCCTCGCCGACGAGGTTCCGCGAGGACGCCAACGCCGAGGAGGACCTGCGCCTCGGCGGCTACCGGGACCGGCTGCTGGTGGAGCTGGCGCAGAACGCCGCCGACGCGGCGGGCGCGGACGGCGTGCTGCGGGTCCGGTTCGAGGACGGTGAGCTGCGGCTGGCGAACACCGGCGCGCCGCTGACCTCGGACGGCGTGGCCGCGTTGGGTTCGCTGCGGGCGTCGGCGAAGCGCGAGGGCGCGACGGTCGGCCGGTTCGGCGTGGGTTTCGCCGCGGTGCTGGCCGTGACGGACGCGCCGCGCGTGGTGTCGACCTCGGGCGCGGTGGAGTTCTCCGCGGAGCGCACCCGGGCCGAGGCGGCGGCGCTGCCGGGCCCGGCGAAGGAACTCGAATCCCGCGATGGCGGTGTGCCGGTGCTGCGGCTCGCGTGGCCGTCGGACGAGCGGCCGCCGGAGGGCTTCAGCACCGAGGTGCGGCTGCCCGTCCGGTCCGATGTGGACGGTGATGCGCTGCTGGCGGAGTTCGCCGAGCGCGCCCCTGATCTGCTGCTGGCGCTGCCCGCGCTGCGCGAGGTCCACGTCGGTTCGCGTTCGTGGCGCCGCGAGGACCAGGGTTCCTCGCGCGCGGTGGTGCACGGCCCGCAGCGCAGCGACCGCTGGCTGCTGCACCGGGTGTCCGGCGAGCTGGGCGAGTCGGCGCTGGAAGGTCTGGGTTCGGAGGCGAAGCGCGGCGCGAGCTGGTGGGCGTGCTGGGCGGTGCCGCTGGGGCCCGACGACGTGCCGATCCCGCTCGCCGAGGACGTGCTGCACGCCCCGACGCCCACCGAGGAGCGGCTGTCGCTGCCCGCCCGGCTGCTGGCCGGGTTGCCGGTGGAGGCGGACCGGCGGCGGGTCGCGGCCTCGCCCGCGGTGGACTCGGTGCTGACGTTCGCCGCGGAGAGCTACCCGGACTTGGTCGCGAAGATCGCGCCGGAGCACCGCACCGCGCTGGTGCCGCTGCCCGGATTCCCGCTGTCCGATGTGGACGGGAAGCTGCGGCAGGACGTGCTGGACCGGTTGCGGATCAGCGCGTGGCTGCCCGGTGGCGCCGGTGGGTCGGTTGCTCCGAGCAGCGCCGCGGTGCTGGAGCACTACTCGCCGGAACTGGTGTCGCTGCTGGCGGACGTGGTGCCGGGCCTGCTGGCCGCGGAGCTCTCGGACGCCCGGCAGCGGCGCGCGTTGAGCACCTTGGAGGTGCGGCGGCTCGGCGCGGCCGAGCTGGTGGCCGCGGTCGGCGGGCTGGAGCGCCCGCCGTCCTGGTGGCACCGGTTGTACGAGGCGCTGGCCCCGATCCAGCGCACCGATCTGCGCGCCCGCGAGGAGTTCGCGGCGCTGCCGGTGCCGCTGGCCGACGGCCGCACCGTCACCGGCGCGCGGGACGTGCTGCTCACCGACGGCGATGCCGATTCGGGCCCCGCCGCAGTGCTGTCCACATTGGACATCAGCGGGCTGCGCATCGCGCACCCGGACGCGGCGCACCCGCTGCTGGAGCAGCTCGGCGCGCACCGCGCCGGCCCCGCGGAACTGCTCGACGCCCCGCCGCTGGCGGAGGCGGTGCGCGGCAGCGTCGCCGAAGCCCGGGTGGGCGCGGACGTGCTGCCGCTGACCGAATCGGTGCTCGGCCTGGTCCGCGACTCGCGCCCGCACGACTGGCTGGCCGCGCTGGCCATGCCGGACCGCGACGGCGAGATCCGCCGCGCCGACGAGCTGCTGCTGCCGGACGCGGCGCTGCTGGCCGTGCTCGACCCGGACGAGGTCGGGCCGGACGGTTCGCTGGGCGTGCTGGACGGCGCGTTCGCGGCGCGCTGGCCACGGGACCTGCTGCGGTCCGTGGGCGTGCTGGACTCGTTCGCGCTGCATGTCGAGGACGACCCGATCGACCCGGACGAGCAGTTCGCCGACAGCGTCCGCTGGTGGCACGAGCAGGAGCACCTGGCCGGCGGGGCGTGGCCGCCCGCGCGGTTCACCTCGGTGCGGGACCTCGACCTCGTCGCCGACGACGCGTGGCCGCAGGCGATCCGGCTGCTCACCGACTCGCCGGACATCGCGCACCTCCTCGGGGACCCGCACAGCCATCCCGCGTGGTGGCTGGCCCGCTTCGCCGTCCTCGACGGCCGCGAACCCCGCTCGTGGCGGTTGCCGGAGGCCGAGGACATCGCGGGGATCTACGACCCGGTGCCGGACCTCGGCCTCAGCTCGCGGCGGCTGCGGCTGGCCGGGGTGCGCGGTGAGCTGCGCGTCGACGACCCGGACGACGCGGCCGACCTGGTGGCGCGGCTCGGCGACCCGGACCGCGGCATCCGCGCGGGCACGGCGCTGCGGGCGCACCGCGTGCTCGCCGACGCCGTGGTCGACGGCGTCGTCCGCCCCGGTTTCGCCGGTCCGCCCGAATCGGTGCGGTCCCTGTCCGGGGCCGTCGTCAGCGCGGAGCGGGCCGTGGTGCTGGACGAGCCGTGGATGCTCGGCGTGCTGGAGGCCCCGCTCGTCGTCGCCGGCGGCGGCCCCGACCAGTTCGACGCCGAAGCGCTCGCCGAACTCCTGGACCTCCCGCTGGCCTCCGAGGAGAGCACCATGCGGGTGCTCTCTGACGGCCGCGTGCAGCGCTGGGCCGAGGTCGGCCGGGTGCCGAGCTCCTGCGAACTGCTCGGCATCGCGGTGCCCGGCGGCGAGGTCGCCCTGCACGACGGGCTGCGCGTCAGCACCCGCGACGGGGAACGGCGCGTGCACTGGTGGGTCGACGCGACCGGCGCGGTGCACGCCGAGCGGACGCCGGACGGGCTGGCCCGCGCCCTCGCCTGGGCGGCCGGTGCCTGGGACAGCCGCTTCGCCCTGGCCGCGCTGCTCGCCGACCCGGAAGCGGTCACCCTGCTGCGCTGAGGTCTCGGTCAGCGGCGCAGCGAGTCGAGGAAGCTGCGCCAGGCGCGCCGGTCGAACACCAAGGTGCCGCCGTCGCGGTCCTTCGTGTCCCGGACGCCGACCGCAGCAAGCGAACCACCGACCTCCACGCAGTTACCTTGCGGACCGCTGTGGCTGGACGTCCGCCACCCGACTAATCCGGCCTTCATGCCGCCTCGCTCTCGTACTTGCGTATGTACTGCTCAAGTATCTCGGTCGAGGCCGATGGCGAGAAGGCGAGTGTCTCAACCCGGGAGACTGCATCGGTGAACAGCGCGACGTCTTCCGGTTCGTCGATGAATGCCCCTGAACTCCGGGCTTCCAGGTAGATCACGTCGCGTGCTTTGACGAACTCCAGCAGGACGAACGTCCCGGCGAGTCCCGCGTGCGCGCCCAACGCCAATGGGAGGACTTGCACCGAGATGTTCGGTTGAGCAGCGGACGAGACGATCCACCGAAGCTGCTCGGCCATCACCCGCGGACCACCGACCGGGCGGACGAGCGCGGCTTCGTCGATCAGGCAGCGGAGCTCCGTCGGATCGCTGTTGCTCAGAATTCCTTGGCGCACTTGGCGAATCGAGACCATCGCGTCGCTCTCGTCCGCGGGCAGGCCGCTGGCCTCCATCACGGCCCGGGTGTACGCGCGGGTTTGGAGCAGGCCGGGCAACAGGTTAAGGGTCACGTCGGTGATGCGGACGGCGCGCTGCTCCGCGTCGATCAGGGCGGTCAGCTGTTCCGGCAGTGAACGTCCGAGCTCCCACCACGCTGGTTGATCGATTTCGCGGGCCATCTTGAGCAACCGCTCGCGGTCGGAACCGGTAACGCGCAGGACGGCGAGCATCGCGGACACGTCCGCTTCTTGGATGCCCTGCTTCGCGTTCTCGACCCGGCTCACCTTGGCCTCGGACCAGCCGAGTTGCTGACCGACGAGCTTCATCGACAAGCCGACTTCTTGCCGAGCGGCTCGGAGCTCCTTGGCTAGCGCTCTGGCTCGGGAGGTATTCGACACTTGCACAGCTTATGTGAGCTCATCCCGGCTCCTTGTTCCCCCAATCGTGGATCTTGCAAGACTTGCAGGATATGTAACAGACTATCTACATCGACGTAAGGCATCCAACGTGAGGAGCGAACATGCTGGCCGATGGGGCGAAGGTGGGGCGGTGGCAGCCGGTGAGCAGTGGACGGCACGCCTTCGGCCTGGACGCGCGCAGCTCCGAGCCGGGCGAGCTGACCCGCGCGCTGTGTGGCGTCGTGGTGCGCACCGACGAGTTGCAGCGGGTCGCCGACGAGATCGACTGGATCCGCGAACCGACCTGCATGGACTGCTGGCGCGAGCTGGCGGACCGAGCGCGCTGAGCGCGCCCCCGAACGCGGCCCGGTCGTGGTGACCCCCGACCCCACACCGGTCCGCACGGGTGGCCGGGCGGCGGCCACACCTCCCCGACGCCCGCCCGGTCACCCTCCACCCGAGGAGATCCGCATGGACCCGCACGACGTGCCCGCCCGCTGCTGGGTGGCGTTCGGCTACCAGAACCACCTCGTCCCGGTCGCCGGCTCCGGCGAGATCGCCGGGAGCTGCGGGGTGCTTGCCGACCCGGCCGACGTCGTGCCGTGCGATGAGCGGCCGACCTGCTCGGTCTGCGCCACCACCGCCCGCACTGGTGATCACCGCATCGTCCCGTTCACCGGAACGATCGACTGTTAATAGCGAGATGGCGATTTCTGCCGCGCACCTGCGGTTTCCGGCATTTCCGCTCGGCCTGCGGTCCGGTTCGTGCTGAGCTGATCAAGGACCACCACTCGCGAGATTCGGACTCGACATGACACCGCCACCCCCACCGCCCGCGAACTCGCCGCCGCCGGGCTGGTCCCCGCCGCCCTCGCGCCGGCAGCGACCGCCCCGCCGCGGCGGGGCGCTGCCGGTGCTCCTCTCGATCCTCGCGGGCATCGTCGTGCTGGCGTTGTTCACCGCAGTCGTGGTCGCGCTGCACGGCGCGGACGCGGACCGGCCGGAACGCGGATCCGAGCGGCTCCTCCAGCTGACGCCCGGCAACCCCGCCGTGCACTACGGCACACCCGCCGCCTTCGACGACGGCGACACCTGCCTCACCGACCTCAACGGGGACTCGCGGCTCGAATTCCGCACCGGGAAGACCACCGTCACCCTGCACACCACCCACGAACCGCCGCGCGACCCGGCCCGGCTCCTTGAACCCGCCGCCTGGCAGATCATCCGAAACCTGGCCTGACCACGAGAACGGCCGCGCACCGAAGCCGGTGCGCGGCCGCTCCACGCCGTTCCCGTTATGCAGGCGGGACGTTCCGCAACGCCTCCACGACGATCTTGCTCGCGTATCCGCAGGGATCGTTCATCTCTGGCGATCCACCGGAGTTCTTGGAGAAGTCAACCTCGATCGATTGGTCGTCCGCGACTCCGACGCTCACCTTGCAGGCCGTCGACTCCGCATTCAGCTCGGCGGCCGGGTACCCGGAGACCTCGGTCGGCGTGAAGTTGTCGAAGTTGTCCTTCTTGCTGTTCAGGTTGGTCATGCCGCCGTGGTTGGTGTCGATGTCGACCGCCGCGTTGAAGGCGTCGCCGAAGATTTCGCACGTCGAGTTGCCGTACTCGTTCGTCGTGGTGGTGAACTCGGCGTCCCCTGCGCCCACGCGCGTTCGCTGCTCGGGATTCAACAAGGTGCACGCGTCCTGGACGCCGGTGAGATCCCTGGGGTCGGTCACCCGGAGAGCCGGATCGACCGACTGCTGCGGTGCTGAATCGGGCGATGGTCCGGTGGAAATCCCTGACCCGACAGAGCATGAAGTCAGTGCCGCGAGTGCAAGGGCGATTGCGGCGGTCACGCTGGCTTGGCGAAGCATGTTCCTGATGTCCTTACGGCTGCGTCGGGATTGTGGCATCGGCGGAATCACGGTATTCGTTCACTGCGGGTGGGAGTGGTTCCAAGTGGTTTTCGGCTGCGTTGAGTATGCAAGGCAACTCCTGGTTGATCGTCGCAGCCGAAATCGCTCATCAATCGCTTATCGAACCGGCAGCGTCCATGCCGGCACCACCGGCCGCCCGCATCCGCGCCGCCGCTGCTGCCAGGACTACCCGGCAGGAAGCCGCCGCCGACACCGACCCACGCCAGGACCGCCAGGCACACCGATGTTGTCAGTTCCCGGCTAGGCCGGGGGAATGTTCTTGATCGCCTCGGCGGCGATCTTGCTCGCGTACCCGCAGGTGTCCTCCATCTCAGGGGAGTCCCCGGAGATCAACGCGTAGTAGACGTGGAGGCTTTGGGTGTCGGAGACTCCGACCGCCAAGTTGCACAGGTTGTCGGAGAAATTGACCTTCACGGCGGGATGGCCGGCAACTTCGGTCGGCTCGAAGTTGTCGAAGTTGTCCTTCCGCTCGTGAGCTGCCGTCATGCCACCGGCATTCGTGTTGATGTCGAGAGCGGTGGTGAACGCACTGCCGTCGAATTCGCAGGCCGGTTCCTTGAACTCGCTGTCCCGTGGGGCGGGGGCACCTTCGATCTTGAGCGTGGTCCGCTGCTCGGATGTGAGCAGCTGGCACGCGTCCTGGACCGACTTCAGATCTTTGGGATCTTTCACCGCCAGCGCGGGATCGACGTTCTCCTCGCTCGGCGTGGCCTGCGGAGACTGCTCACCTCCGCCGCCGACTGCGCACGAGGAGACGCCGGTGAGCACGAGGAGGGATGCGGTGAGAACGATGGTGCGTTTGAGCACGGGAAATCCTTATGCTTGGGTTTGGGGTGGCCGCGTCGTCGGCGGACCGGTAATCCTGTTGCGCAGCTTCCAGCACCGCGGGGAGCGGCCGCCGCCGACTTCGGTGCCGGACGAGAACGGTGGCGCACCGGAGCCGGTGCGCGGCCGGTCCACGCCGTTCCCGTTATGCAGGCGGGATGTTCTCGAGGACTTCGGTGGCGATCTTCTTGGCGTAGCCGCAGGCGTCGTCCATCTCTGGTGTTCCGCCGGAGTGCTTGGCGTAGAAGACATCGACGGATTGGGTGTCGGAGACACCGACCGCGACCGTGCACAACGAGTCCGAGAAGTTGACCAGCACTGCTGGGTATCCGGCGACTTCGGTGGGCTCGAAGTTGTCGAAGTTGCTCTCGCGGGCGTGCGCGGCCGTCATACCACCGTGGTTCGTGTTGATGGCGATCGATGTGCCGAGGGCGTCACCGCTGATATCGCACGACGGTTCCTTGTACTCGCTGTCCGCCTGCTCGGGCTGTCCGCCCACCTGGAGGGCTGCTCGTTGCTCGGCTGTGAGCAGCTGGCAGGCATCCGTGACCCCCTTGAGGTCCTTCGGGTTCCGCACCGCCAGAGCGGGGTCGATGTTCTCCGCGCTCGGTGCTGCCTGAGAGGGCTGTTCTCCGCCCTCGCCGAGCGCACACGAGGAGATCGCGGTCAACGCGACGAAAGATGCTGCGACCAGGCCACAACGTCGTAACACGAGTAAAACCTCACATCTGATTAGAAGAAGCGGGCGATCTCCCCACCGAACGGCGGCCATTCGCTGAGTGAGGTTGCTGTCCGTTCATGTCGGGCTGTTCAACAGTGCTAGGTCTCCTGCTCCTTGTCCGCCGACGTCGGTGCTGGACGCGAACGGTGGCGCACCGGAGCGGTGCGCGGCATGTCGTTCAGCCACACGTCGTCCTGCTAGGTCAAGGAACGTTCTTGAGTGCTTCCACTGCGATCTTCTCGGCAAAACCGCACGGATCGTCCATTTCTGGAGTGCCCCCGGCGTTCTTGGAGTAGTAGATCTCGAGGGACTGATCATCCGCGATCCCGACGTGCACGCGGCAGAGTATGCTCTGCGCATCCAGTCGCACGGCGGGATATCCGGCGACCTCTGTCGGGGTGAAGTTGTCCCACTTGCCTTTTCCTGCGTGCAACTTCGCCATTCCGCCATTGTTGGTGTTGATGTCGATCATAGCGTTGTAAGCGTGGCTGAAGATTTCACAGCTGGGTTCTTGGTAGATGTCGTTCGTGAGCGATTCAAAATCTCTGTCGTCGCTCACGCCCAGCTGCGTGCGCTGATCGGGAGTCAGGAGCCGGCAGGCATCGGCGATGCCTTTCAGATTTTTCGGGTTGTCCACCGCGAGGGCGGGATCTGCCCCGTTGCGGGGGGCGGGCCCGTTCTGGCTCTCCGCGGAAGGGTCACCTCCGACGGCGCAAGCAGAGAGGGTGGTGAGGGCGAGTAGTGAAACGGTGGTCATGCGAGCGCGTCGTAGCACGGTGTTGGTTCCTTACGCCTGATTCGGGGTAGCTGCTTCGTCCGCGGACCGGTAGTCATGCAACGTTGCATTGAGCTGATCGATCTGGCCTTGGAGATGCCTCTCGGCTTCGTTCACTGCTTGCGACGAGACGAACAGCGTTGGATGCGCTGATCAGGCGGTCGGAATGTTCTTCAGGGCTTCAGCGGTGATCTTCTTCGCGTAGCCGCAGGGTTCTTCCATTTCCGGTGTTCCGCCCGAGTTCTTCGCGTAGTAGATCTCGATCGACTGGTCGTCGGCGACGCCGGTGAGGATCGTGCACAGGTTGCCGGCGGCGTTGACCTGCGCGGCGGGGTACCCGTCCACCTCGGTGGCTTCGAAGTTCTCGAAGTTGCTCGCCCGAGCGTTCGCGGCGGTCATGCCACCGTGCTCGGTGTTGATGTCGATCGTGATCTTCAACGCGTCGCTTGAGATGTCGCAGCTGGGCTCTTGGTACTGCGGGTTCGTGGAAGGCTCGATCTCTGGTTCGCTGGTGCCGAGCTGGTTCAGCTGTTCTGGGGTCAGTAGTTGGCAGGCGTCGGTGATGCCCTTCAGGTTCTTCGGGGTATCGACCTTCAGCGCGGGATCGACCGCCTCCTGGGAACCTGACGGTTCGAACTGCTTCCCGCCTCCGCCTTGTCCCACGGCACAAGCGGAAATCGTGGTGAGCACGAAAAATGATGCGGTCAGCGCAGTGGTACGTCGTAACACGACAAGGTCCTCATGCCTGGTTTGCGGAACGGGTGTGTCTTTCATCGAACGGGCGGTCGGAACCTCCGGCCCGGCTCACGGGATGCCATTGAGCGCTTCCGTTGCGATCTTCTCGGCGTAGCCGCAGGGGTCGGCCATCTCCGGGGTGCCGCCGGAGTACTTGGTGTAGTCGATGGTGACCGATTCGCTGTCGGAGATGCCCACTTCGACGCTGCACGTGCTCGACTGGGCGTTGACCCGGGCCGCTGGGTACTCACCGATGCGGGTCGGTGCGAAGTTGTCGTGGTTGTCGGCGCTGCGGTAGATCTGTTCCGCACCGCCACCGGTTTTGACGTAGAGGCCGACTGAGAACGCGAACGCGTCGGTGCTCCAGTCGCACTTGGGCTCGCCGAAGGTGGTCGTGTCGGCCTCTCCGTTGTTCTCCGCGCCCAGCGTGCTCAGCTGTTCTGGAGTGAGCAGCCGGCAAGCATCGGTGACCGCTGCGACCGTCTTGGGCTGTTCGACCGCGAGTGCCGGATCGCCGCCGCCTTGGGGCTCGGGCGAGCTCTCAGGTGCGGGCCGTTCGCCACCGGTGAGGCCGCATGCCGAGATACCTCCGGCGATGACCAGGGAAGTCGCAGCCAGGATCGCTCGTCGAAGCACTGCTCTGCCGTCCTTGCATTCGAGTTGTTGGGCAGCAAGGCACCGAGGTTCGCCGACTTCGGTGCCGCGCGAGAACGGCCGCGCACCGAAGTCGGTGCGCGGCCGAGTTCTCGGTCAGGCGGGGACCGTCACTCGCCGAAGACCGGGGGAGCGGTGCGCGGCATGTCGTTCAGCCACACGTCGTCCTGCTCCTCCAGCCAGCTCTCGTGTTCCTGGTCCTCGTCCCCGGCGCCCTTGGCACCGCGCCCGGCGCCACCGGCGCCCATCGCACCCGCGCCACCGCGGCCGCCCGCACCGGCAGCGCCCGTGCCCGCACCACCGGCCGCGCCACCCGCGCCCGGAGTGCCGATGCCCGCACGGCCACCGGCACCCGGCTGGTTCGCGCCGGCACCGACTCCCGCGCGGCCGCCCGAGCCGGCACCCGCGCCACCGGAACCCGCGCGGCCACCAGCACCGCCGGACCCGAGTCCGCTTCGGCCGCCCGCACCCGCGCCGCCGCTCCCGCCGGGACCACCCGGCAGGAAGCCGCCGCCGATACCGCCGACACCGCCGCCACCAGGTCCGGAACCCACGCCAGGGCCGCCGGGCACACCGATGCCGCCGGGCAACGAGCCACCGGCACCGCCGCCGCCACCGGGCGACCACGACGAACCGCTACCGGACGGACCTGAACCACCAGGCCCGAATCCTGCGCCGCTACCACCGCCGATACCCGCGGTACCGCCGCCCGCACCCGGCGAGCCGCCGGCCCCGACACCCATCGGCGAGTTGATCGCACCGCTGCGGTCGAAGGAGCTCTGGCCACCGTCGCCGTTCTGCGTCGGCGGCGGGTCGAACCGCGGGGGGTTCTGGACCTCGGGGCGGATGGTGCTGTCGTAGGTCTCGTACGTCTGCTTCGCGGCTTCGGCCGCCTCAGTGGCCTCCCGTTCCTGCTGCTGCAGGTCGGTCTCACCGCCGACGAGGAAGGCACCGCCCTTTTCCAGGAGGTTGTCCGTCGCGTCGACCGGCTTCGGCTCCGGCATCGAGTTCCGGACGGTGAGGAACCCGTCGACCTGGCGGTCGATCGACTCACCCGCGGCCTGCGAGGTCGACTGGGCGTTGGTGAGGAAGCTCGTCATCGGCTTCGTCGAGTTGCCGAACTGCTCGGCGGCCTTGCCCTCCCACGCCACGTTCGCATCGCGGTTCGCGGTTTCGAGCAGTTCCATGGCGTTGCCGAAGTGCTCGCTG includes:
- a CDS encoding zinc finger protein, yielding MLADGAKVGRWQPVSSGRHAFGLDARSSEPGELTRALCGVVVRTDELQRVADEIDWIREPTCMDCWRELADRAR
- a CDS encoding DUF3558 domain-containing protein, producing MTAISSCALGEGGEQPSQAAPSAENIDPALAVRNPKDLKGVTDACQLLTAEQRAALQVGGQPEQADSEYKEPSCDISGDALGTSIAINTNHGGMTAAHARESNFDNFEPTEVAGYPAVLVNFSDSLCTVAVGVSDTQSVDVFYAKHSGGTPEMDDACGYAKKIATEVLENIPPA
- a CDS encoding DUF397 domain-containing protein, which codes for MKAGLVGWRTSSHSGPQGNCVEVGGSLAAVGVRDTKDRDGGTLVFDRRAWRSFLDSLRR
- a CDS encoding DUF3558 domain-containing protein, which encodes MTAAIALALAALTSCSVGSGISTGPSPDSAPQQSVDPALRVTDPRDLTGVQDACTLLNPEQRTRVGAGDAEFTTTTNEYGNSTCEIFGDAFNAAVDIDTNHGGMTNLNSKKDNFDNFTPTEVSGYPAAELNAESTACKVSVGVADDQSIEVDFSKNSGGSPEMNDPCGYASKIVVEALRNVPPA
- a CDS encoding DUF3027 domain-containing protein, which encodes MPAPTTDPDAPLGVPGEPSGESTGTQPEPAQPEPARLDPTLAAAVETARAAAEGEAGPAADPIGSPVLTVDAAEAPVGAHVGVEAEGPDAATHYFESNYPGYVGWRWAVTVAIAGPGEPVTVSEVVLLPGQDALTAPAWVPWSERVRPGDLGAGDLLPSAPGDPRLAEGYLSGADQGVESLAHEVGLGRKRVLSHEGRLAAAERWHQGEFGPGSDIAKLAPGACGTCGFFLPLAGSMQAAFGVCGNEIAPADGRVVHVEFGCGAHSEAEVDTSSTVPVAEVVYDDTTLDFESRG
- a CDS encoding sacsin N-terminal ATP-binding-like domain-containing protein produces the protein MTAQDVFGTAELRRAVLESWDSSPTRFREDANAEEDLRLGGYRDRLLVELAQNAADAAGADGVLRVRFEDGELRLANTGAPLTSDGVAALGSLRASAKREGATVGRFGVGFAAVLAVTDAPRVVSTSGAVEFSAERTRAEAAALPGPAKELESRDGGVPVLRLAWPSDERPPEGFSTEVRLPVRSDVDGDALLAEFAERAPDLLLALPALREVHVGSRSWRREDQGSSRAVVHGPQRSDRWLLHRVSGELGESALEGLGSEAKRGASWWACWAVPLGPDDVPIPLAEDVLHAPTPTEERLSLPARLLAGLPVEADRRRVAASPAVDSVLTFAAESYPDLVAKIAPEHRTALVPLPGFPLSDVDGKLRQDVLDRLRISAWLPGGAGGSVAPSSAAVLEHYSPELVSLLADVVPGLLAAELSDARQRRALSTLEVRRLGAAELVAAVGGLERPPSWWHRLYEALAPIQRTDLRAREEFAALPVPLADGRTVTGARDVLLTDGDADSGPAAVLSTLDISGLRIAHPDAAHPLLEQLGAHRAGPAELLDAPPLAEAVRGSVAEARVGADVLPLTESVLGLVRDSRPHDWLAALAMPDRDGEIRRADELLLPDAALLAVLDPDEVGPDGSLGVLDGAFAARWPRDLLRSVGVLDSFALHVEDDPIDPDEQFADSVRWWHEQEHLAGGAWPPARFTSVRDLDLVADDAWPQAIRLLTDSPDIAHLLGDPHSHPAWWLARFAVLDGREPRSWRLPEAEDIAGIYDPVPDLGLSSRRLRLAGVRGELRVDDPDDAADLVARLGDPDRGIRAGTALRAHRVLADAVVDGVVRPGFAGPPESVRSLSGAVVSAERAVVLDEPWMLGVLEAPLVVAGGGPDQFDAEALAELLDLPLASEESTMRVLSDGRVQRWAEVGRVPSSCELLGIAVPGGEVALHDGLRVSTRDGERRVHWWVDATGAVHAERTPDGLARALAWAAGAWDSRFALAALLADPEAVTLLR
- a CDS encoding glutaminyl-peptide cyclotransferase — protein: MGHAGSVPHLRAMVTHVLPHDRSSFTQGFELSGGTLYEGTGRYGRSLLRALDPDTGRVLGEERLPADLFGEGITVAGDRIWQLTWQEGVALERDRTSLRELRRVDYDGEGWGLCHDGSRLVMSDGSARLTFRDPATFAATGSVQVTLEGRPVPELNELECAGGQVWANVWGSDQIVRIDPATGQVSAVVDASGLLPAGERAGADVLNGIAAVPGTDEFLLTGKLWPHAYRVRFEPR
- a CDS encoding helix-turn-helix domain-containing protein codes for the protein MQVSNTSRARALAKELRAARQEVGLSMKLVGQQLGWSEAKVSRVENAKQGIQEADVSAMLAVLRVTGSDRERLLKMAREIDQPAWWELGRSLPEQLTALIDAEQRAVRITDVTLNLLPGLLQTRAYTRAVMEASGLPADESDAMVSIRQVRQGILSNSDPTELRCLIDEAALVRPVGGPRVMAEQLRWIVSSAAQPNISVQVLPLALGAHAGLAGTFVLLEFVKARDVIYLEARSSGAFIDEPEDVALFTDAVSRVETLAFSPSASTEILEQYIRKYESEAA
- a CDS encoding DUF3558 domain-containing protein, which produces MLKRTIVLTASLLVLTGVSSCAVGGGGEQSPQATPSEENVDPALAVKDPKDLKSVQDACQLLTSEQRTTLKIEGAPAPRDSEFKEPACEFDGSAFTTALDINTNAGGMTAAHERKDNFDNFEPTEVAGHPAVKVNFSDNLCNLAVGVSDTQSLHVYYALISGDSPEMEDTCGYASKIAAEAIKNIPPA